From a single Apium graveolens cultivar Ventura chromosome 2, ASM990537v1, whole genome shotgun sequence genomic region:
- the LOC141708983 gene encoding 29 kDa ribonucleoprotein A, chloroplastic-like, whose translation MSVSTTTASSLHFLNLTPKTPLHSSNLNFVSFFTPTLSLSLSCSGTKIFKPTLCNKLKVAVDEDVTTFSSDIDEDEDEDNRSFSPDLKLFVGNLPFNCDSAVLADLFGNAGTVEMVEVIYDKFTGKSRGFAFVTMSTVQEVEAAAQQFNGYELEGRALRVNSGPPPPKEENSFRSPRGGAGGGGGGGRSFDNTNRLYVGNLSWDVDNVALETLFSEQGKVVDAKVVYDRETGRSRGFGFVTYGSSNEVNRAIDNLNGADLDGRQIRVSVAEAPPQRRY comes from the exons ATGTCTGTCTCAACCACAACTGCGTCTTCACTTCACTTCCTTAACCTCACTCCTAAAACACCTCTTCACTCTTCAAACCTCAACTTTGTTTCTTTTTTCACACCAACCTTATCCTTATCTTTATCTTGTTCTGGTACTAAAATCTTTAAGCCCACTTTGTGTAATAAGTTGAAAGTTGCTGTTGATGAGGATGTTACTACATTCTCTTCTGAcattgatgaagatgaagatgaggATAACAGGAGCTTCTCACCTGACCTTAAATTGTTTGTTGGTAACTTGCCTTTTAATTGCGACAGTGCAGTTCTTGCTGACTTGTTTGGGAATGCTGGCACTGTCGAAATGGTTGAG GTTATATATGACAAATTCACTGGAAAAAGTCGTGGATTTGCGTTTGTGACTATGTCAACAGTTCAAGAAGTTGAGGCAGCTGCTCAGCAGTTCAATGGTTAT GAACTTGAAGGCAGAGCATTGAGGGTGAATTCTGGACCTCCCCCTCCTAAAGAAGAGAACTCTTTTAGATCACCAAGGGGTGGTGCTGGTGGTGGAGGCGGTGGCGGCAGAAGTTTCGACAACACCAACAGGCTTTATGTTGGAAACCTTTCTTGGGATGTTGATAATGTGGCTCTTGAAACCTTGTTCAGTGAGCAAGGGAAGGTTGTGGATGCAAAGGTGGTCTACGACAGAGAGACTGGTAGATCGAGGGGATTTGGTTTCGTGACTTATGGTTCATCTAATGAGGTCAACCGTGCGATTGATAATCTGAATGGAGCT GACCTTGATGGTAGACAAATCCGGGTGAGTGTTGCTGAAGCTCCACCACAGAGGCGCTACTAA
- the LOC141708982 gene encoding large ribosomal subunit protein mL102 (rPPR5)-like: MSFITISKSSQFNLYKSLYPSSLKTLPFCSLSADPLIKNDVIFTDLSPIQETHVQEVDLERPMRGICVEDGGLERPMRRAPRGNKPNKPKYQENVEIICRMMANRAWTTRLQNSIRSLVTEFDYELVYNVLHSARNAEHALQFFRWVERAGLFKHDRGTHCKIIEILGRASKLNHARCILLDMPTKGVEWDEDLFVMLIDSYGKAGIVQESVKLFQKMTELGVPKSVKTYNFLFKVLMRRGRYMMAKRYFNKMLGEGIVPTVHTYNVMIWGFFLSKRFESANRFFEEMKGREISPDDVTYNTMINGYCRIKKVEEAEKYFAEMKERNIVRNVITYTTMLKGYVEAGKVDKGLEILEEMKSSGMNPNAITYSTLLPGLCDAKKMPEARTILKEMVTNYINPTDNSIFRRLMLSQCEVGDLDAAADVLKAMIRLSIPTEAGHYGILIEHLCKAGVYDKAENLVDKLIEKEIILGQQSVSDMEPTAYNPMIEYLCNNGKTNKAETLFRQLMKVGVKDPIAFNNLIRGHSKEGNPDSAFELIKIMVRRQIPSEASAYKLLTESYLTKGEPADAKSALDSMIENGHLPDSSLYRSVMESLFEDGRVQTASRVMQAMLDKGVKEHMDVVGKILEALLLRGHVEEAIGRIELLVHSGCAPDVDSLLSVLCEKGKTIAALKLVDFCLERELNIDFSSYEKVLDSLLTAGKTLNAYSILCKIMEKGGTTDWSSCEELIKSLNEQGNTKQADVLSRMIKGKNKTLGSKKGKKREAMAS; encoded by the coding sequence ATGTCTTTTATCACCATTTCAAAGTCATCTCAATTCAATCTTTACAAATCTTTATACCCCTCTTCACTAAAGACTCTACCTTTTTGTTCTTTATCTGCTGACCCATTAATCAAGAATGATGTGATCTTCACTGATTTGAGCCCAATTCAAGAAACCCATGTCCAAGAAGTTGATTTAGAGAGGCCCATGAGAGGAATTTGTGTTGAAGATGGTGGATTAGAGAGGCCCATGAGAAGAGCTCCAAGAGGTAATAAGCCTAATAAGCCTAAGTATCAAGAAAATGTTGAAATTATTTGTAGAATGATGGCTAATAGAGCTTGGACTACTCGTTTACAGAACTCTATTCGTAGTTTAGTTACTGAATTTGATTATGAATTGGTTTATAATGTATTGCATAGTGCTCGAAATGCTGAGCACGCGCTTCAGTTCTTTAGGTGGGTTGAGCGTGCGGGGTTGTTTAAGCATGATAGGGGGACACATTGTAAGATTATTGAGATTCTAGGACGCGCGTCGAAGCTTAATCATGCTAGGTGTATTTTGTTAGATATGCCTACGAAGGGTGTCGAGTGGGACGAGGATTTGTTTGTTATGTTGATTGATAGTTATGGTAAGGCGGGCATTGTTCAGGAGAGTGTGAAGTTGTTTCAGAAAATGACGGAGTTGGGGGTTCCGAAGAGTGTTAAGACTTATAATTTTTTGTTTAAGGTGTTAATGAGGCGAGGAAGGTATATGATGGCGAAAAGGTATTTCAATAAGATGTTGGGTGAAGGGATAGTTCCAACAGTTCATACGTATAATGTGATGATTTGGGGGTTCTTTCTTTCAAAAAGGTTTGAGAGTGCGAATAGGTTCTTTGAGGAGATGAAAGGCCGGGAGATTTCGCCTGATGATGTCACTTACAATACTATGATTAATGGTTATTGTAGGATTAAGAAAGTGGAGGAAGCTGAGAAATATTTTGCAGAGATGAAGGAAAGAAATATAGTTCGTAATGTGATTACTTATACCACCATGCTTAAAGGGTACGTGGAGGCTGGGAAAGTTGACAAAGGGTTAGAAATTTTGGAAGAAATGAAAAGTTCTGGCATGAACCCAAATGCTATTACATACTCAACTTTATTGCCAGGGTTATGTGATGCCAAGAAGATGCCCGAGGCTAGGACAATTTTGAAGGAGATGGTGACAAATTATATTAATCCCACGGATAATTCCATTTTCCGAAGGTTAATGTTGAGTCAATGCGAGGTGGGTGATTTGGATGCAGCTGCTGATGTGCTCAAAGCGATGATTAGACTGAGTATTCCAACAGAGGCTGGACATTATGGTATCTTGATTGAGCATTTGTGCAAGGCTGGGGTCTATGATAAAGCTGAAAACTTGGTTGATAAGCTTATTGAGAAGGAAATTATATTGGGGCAACAGAGTGTGTCGGATATGGAGCCTACCGCTTACAACCCCATGATTGAGTATCTCTGCAACAATGGAAAAACAAACAAAGCTGAAACTCTGTTCCGGCAGCTGATGAAAGTGGGTGTTAAGGATCCAATTGCCTTCAATAATCTGATCCGTGGTCACTCAAAGGAAGGGAACCCTGATTCTGCCTTTGAACTTATTAAGATAATGGTTAGGAGACAAATTCCTTCAGAAGCAAGCGCGTATAAGCTTCTCACTGAGAGCTATTTGACAAAAGGTGAACCAGCTGATGCTAAATCAGCTCTGGATAGTATGATTGAAAATGGACATCTTCCAGATTCATCTTTGTATAGGTCAGTAATGGAGAGTTTATTTGAAGATGGAAGGGTTCAGACAGCAAGTCGTGTCATGCAAGCTATGTTGGACAAGGGGGTGAAAGAGCACATGGACGTAGTTGGCAAGATATTGGAAGCTCTTCTCCTGAGGGGTCATGTTGAGGAAGCCATTGGACGAATTGAGCTACTGGTGCATAGCGGATGTGCACCTGATGTGGATAGTCTGTTGTCTGTACTATGTGAAAAAGGAAAGACCATTGCTGCTTTAAAGCTTGTAGACTTTTGTTTGGAAAGAGAATTGAACATTGATTTTTCAAGCTACGAAAAGGTGCTGGATTCCTTGTTAACAGCTGGGAAGACTCTTAATGCATATTCCATCTTATGTAAAATAATGGAAAAAGGGGGCACCACAGATTGGAGTAGCTGTGAGGAACTAATTAAGAGCCTAAACGAGCAGGGTAACACAAAACAAGCAGATGTCCTCTCAAGGATGATCAAGGGAaagaataaaacacttggaaGCAAGAAAGGCAAGAAACGAGAAGCCATGGCTTCGTAG